The genomic window ttccttcaaGGATCTGGAAAACAATATCAACACGGCACTGAGCAGAGAGAAAGCACGCAAGGCCATAAGACGGTACATGTAATATTGCACTTACATGTCACAATTGACTAGGAGCTATGTGACTGTGTCTTACTCTAGTACTACTTTCCTCTGTTTATTACCAGGATGTTGTGGGACGAAATACAGTGTGATCTACAAACAGAGTGATAGTAAACCAGAGGATCATCTCATTGAATGGAGTATTCATCTTTGACAACCCTCATGCAACTTAATTATGAAAttaatctcacacacacacacacacacaaaactagCAAATTAAAATTTTACCAATCTCAGTACCAGAAATAACACTACATATCAAAGCTAGAAATCTTCTCTACTGGCCATTGTCAGTCTGTGGTGGATTCAGGAGTATTCAGtagtaagtaaaagtagcaatagcacaatgtaaaaatactctgttaccAATAAAGGTCCtacatttaaagttttaccaaagcaaaagtacagaaatattaacagtaaaatGTCCTTTAGGATCAAAAGTTAAAGTACTTACTATGCGACTGGCCCCTTTGGGAGTTTTattctgtaatattttattattgggTTATTTTTACTGCATTAACATGCACGTGTCACtctaatgttgtagctggtcaagGTGGAGCTTTAACTACTTTGTATACTGAAGTGTAATCTACAAAGTAAACAGAAagtatagctgtcaaataaatgtaacagAGTAAAAATTACAATACTCCCCttttaaatgtagtggaatacaagataaagtagcataaaatggaaatacttgcGTAAAAGTAGTACAATAGTTGACTAAATGTATTTACTATACTGTATTTATCTTTCAACATTTCCTTTTGCTGCACAGAAATTAACATTCTCAAGCCTTAAATTATGAAAGTGCTTCAAGGTGCAGCGATCACATGTGCATCTGGTGTTTCATTAGAGAGAATGCTTCACGGTTTACAGTCATCCagcagttataaaaaaaaaaaaaacagcagtgaatCTGACACTTCACATCTGGTGTTCCAGTGGCTCGGGGCTTTCCAATTAGTATTTGTTAATATGAGCAACTACAGTACCATCTTAAGggagaaataaataatttgtgaTGTCTTATCCATGTACAGTCTAGAACTACTCCAGTGGTcatgaatggaaaaaagaaCCGTTTCAAACCAGAAAAAAGCCAGGATATCTCAGTTCTGACTACATGAGATAATTGTAAGTATTTGTTTGTACAGACTAAATAgagaacaggaagagaaaaaccTTTGTTGTGCAGTTTATCAGTAAAAGTCCCCTGCTGTGACGTTGAAAAggattaaaaatacatttgattttCAAACACCAGAGGGCAGCATTGACATATGAGAAAAGTGGTCTGTGTAGTACATACAGTTAGCTGCATAGAGACTCACTGGAGCAAGTTTGAGCTTCCCTTGCTGGCTGTTTAATTAgatatatttcatgttatttacataattttgtGTTAATTTATGGGCAGCACTTTGTTACCCATGACATTGCACTTAAAAAGATATATCTTATAATATTCATGGTAGATGTTTCGCTTTGAAAGGTCCACCCCACCACCTCgtgccaaataaataaaataatgttctgtttgtctctgtactTATTCAGTACTAAAGTGTCGGTCTGTGACCTTTATCAAAATACAGTGAAGATCCTTTGAAGTTCATAATGTCTTGATAAAGGTCACAGCCTGAAATGCCAGAATTAGCTGTGCTGAGTGTTAAAGTGAATACGAAGAGGGTTTTCCTTTAGGCTCCAGCTCCATGTGATTTCTGagtcataaaaatacaattatacCTTTGTGGATAAAAGTgatgaaattaaacatttgatgTGTTCAAGCATCACAGAGAATGAAAAGATTAGAGTAATTATAGAAGCTCTCTTTAGATTGATATGGAGTGACCTTTGCCCCTAACACGAGAGAGTGCCTTGCTGTCTGCTAGAGCCTAATCAGAGGTCAAAGTCCGCTCTCTGGGTGACAGAGCCAGTATGAGcagagtgtgtttttgtctttcactgTCAAAGCTCTTCTCACCCTGTTAACAACACCTCGTCTCCTCTGCTCGGACTGTCGCAAACCTAACACCATGCTGCTTCGGACTGTggtcctgctcctcctctgcatgTCCTCGGGCATGTGTGCCACTTTAGGCCACTATCAGACTCCGGCACAGGAGGAagaggctgctgctgtggacCCACAAATTACTGATGGTGTTGTAGCAGCTGCCTCTGAGCAAGAagttgtagctgctgcagaTGCTAAAGTAGGTGATTCACCTGAAACTAAGGAAGCTAAAATACCTGCAGTGGATAACCCAGCAGCTGACAAACCTGAAGTGGATGTCCCTGTCGCAGATGATACtacagctaaagagccagagaAAGACAGTGATAGGCCAGCTGGAGATACCCCTGCTATGGAAGCCCCCGTCCAGCAGCAACCATCTGAGGAGGAGTTGAATGAGATCAGGCCAGTCCAGACCGACCAGTCCCTGAACAGACCCTTGGCACACGAAGATAGTAACAGTTGGGGTATGAACTCAATTAGAAATGGTTTCCAGAGTGTGCACGGATACTTTGACTCTTTGGTGGAGCTGGTGGGGGGACGCAATGGTGTCTGTGAGTACCGCTGCAGATATGGTAAGACTAAACTGCTGTTATGTTATACAGAATGTTATACACTATAGCTGTTATCAGGGAGCCAAACGTTTCTATTCCATGGTAGGTTTTCACATGATTATTATGTTGTCTGCATTCAATATTCCTTTTGTTAccacatatttattttctatagGCACACTTTAACTCTCTAAATGTGATCAATTGCCGTCAGTTTGTAAGCTTCACTGCTATCAGCTACTATACTTATTTCTTAATCCCAGATAATGTGTGTGGCCCTCAGGCTGCTGATACTGAAACCTGAATACATTCTGGTTATCAGTCTGGAAGGTAGATGTACCCAGTTACACAATCAATGCGGACGTTCTCAAACACAAGTTACATCTTATCTGCGAAGTGACACACACCCAAGAACACAGATAGATACTCAGTGTGATGACATCAGTTTGATGACTTCAGCGAATCTCCAATTGagatacaaaacaaaatgcatcttttctgtatttctttagGAAAACTTCCTCAACCTCGTCCTGGCTACCAGCTTCCAGAGCCCAATGGCTGCAGCACCTCTCTGGTGGGATTCCAGGTGAATGCCGCTGTAGGTGGCCTCTTCCTAGCACCAACGGCTCAGAACCACGTTATTAAGCTTATATAATGGAGATAACCACAACCATATTAGCTAGAAACACTTGGTTATGTGAATAACACTGCTGACACAAGACAGTGCTTTCTTTTCACAGTTTGACTTGGGGATCCCTGCTATGACAAAGTGCTGTAACGAGCTTGATGTGTGCTATGACACTTGTGGCACAAGCAAGAACAACTGTGACTCCAGGTTACGCTCATGTCTGCATGGCATCTGCTCTGACCTTAAGAAGAGTCTGGGCTTTGTGTCGAAGGTACAAGGTGAGACATTTACAGAACTTCTCCCCTTTGCTTGGCCGTGGAACATATATACTCGTTATTATTACTAAtgtttaaacaaatgaataaactcTCCCATTATTTCTGCCTTCTCTTCTCAGCCTGTGAGTCGATGGCAGATGCAGTATACAACACCGTGGGGACTCTTGGTTGTAGACCTTACATGAACAGCCAGAGGGCAGCGTGTGtctgtgaggaagaggagaaggacgAACTGTGACACAGAAC from Thunnus maccoyii chromosome 14, fThuMac1.1, whole genome shotgun sequence includes these protein-coding regions:
- the pla2g12b gene encoding group XIIB secretory phospholipase A2-like protein isoform X2, producing MLLRTVVLLLLCMSSGMCATLGHYQTPAQEEEAAAVDPQITDGVVAAASEQEVVAAADAKVGDSPETKEAKIPAVDNPAADKPEVDVPVADDTTAKEPEKDSDRPAGDTPAMEAPVQQQPSEEELNEIRPVQTDQSLNRPLAHEDSNSWGMNSIRNGFQSVHGYFDSLVELVGGRNGVCEYRCRYGKLPQPRPGYQLPEPNGCSTSLVGFQFDLGIPAMTKCCNELDVCYDTCGTSKNNCDSRLRSCLHGICSDLKKSLGFVSKVQACESMADAVYNTVGTLGCRPYMNSQRAACVCEEEEKDEL
- the pla2g12b gene encoding group XIIB secretory phospholipase A2-like protein isoform X1 produces the protein MLLRTVVLLLLCMSSGMCATLGHYQTPAQEEEAAAVDPQITDGVVAAASEQEVVAAADAKVGDSPETKEAKIPAVDNPAADKPEVDVPVADDTTAKEPEKDSDRPAGDTPAMEAPVQQQPSEEELNEIRPVQTDQSLNRPLAHEDSNSWGMNSIRNGFQSVHGYFDSLVELVGGRNGVCEYRCRYGKLPQPRPGYQLPEPNGCSTSLVGFQVNAAFDLGIPAMTKCCNELDVCYDTCGTSKNNCDSRLRSCLHGICSDLKKSLGFVSKVQACESMADAVYNTVGTLGCRPYMNSQRAACVCEEEEKDEL